The following is a genomic window from Staphylococcus capitis subsp. capitis.
TGATGATATCATTTTTAAGTAACCGTATTTGATTTGTTCCCAATCTTCATCAGGTCCACTAGAAGCGATTTGAATGCCGATTGTTCCTCCAGAATTAACATCAGGGAAATATCGTTCTTGATAAGTTAAATTGTCTCGGGTAGATTGTGAATTCCAATCTAAAATAAATCGAAGTTGTAATGCATTTACAGCATCACCTACAATACGTAGATGCGTGTCACGCCAGTAACCAAACTTCTTAGATTTACCTAAATATTCATCACCTACATTGAAACCACCAACATAACCAATTTTACCGTCGATAATAACGATCTTTCTGTGGTTTCGGTTATTCATACGTAAATTAATTAATGGCAATTTTGATGGGAAGAATGATTCAGCATGCCCACCTTTATTTCTGAAATGTTTTAAATCCTTTTTACGTAAGTCCCTCGAACCCATATCGTCATATAGCATTTTCACTTCAATGCCTTCTTCGGCTTTCTTTTCAAGTTCACTAAGAATTTGTTTCCCAAGTCCATCACTATGAAAGATATAGTACTGAATATGTATGTAGTCTTGAGCATTACGGATATCATTAATTAAATCATCGAATTTTTGTTGACCATCAGTATAAATAGTTAAATCATTATCAGTCGTTAGAAAGGCAGCATTATTATAAAGTAACATTTGCACCATTTCTTTAAATTTAACTATTTGATGGTTACCTTTAGAGAAATCTTGTTTCTTGAGCGCTTCCAATTGCTCATCGACAATCATTTCTAAACCGACTTTATCTTCTTTATTTAATTTAAAGATTTGATCTCTTTGGATTTGACGACCTAACAATAGATATAAAATGAACCCAATTAAAGGTAGAAATACGAGCACAAGTAACCATGCCCATATAGAATTAGCTGTACGTCTCTCCATAAAGATAATTGTAAATGCAAAGATCAAGTTTAAAATGAAAGCGCCAATTAAGATAACATTAATGATTATATTTGAATGGTGAAGCGCCATAGTAAAGACTTCTAACATATGGTACCTCCTTTGTATTTCTCATAATTTCGTTGAAGATATTCAAAAAAGTTTTAACTATACAATTATAGCATGAAGAATGTTGAATATCATAGTCGGTTTTATTTTAAAAAGTGAATGAATCAATTGACTTAATAATTATTGAATAATACGATGATGAAGAATAAAGAAACGAGGTGACGCTTGTGACTGAAAATGAAACTGCACATCACTCAGAGCAAACGAAAGCAAATTTAAAGTCACGATTAAATCGTATCGAAGGTCAAGTACGCGCAATTAATCGAATGATTGAAGACGATGTGTATTGTGATGATGTTTTAACTCAAATAAGAGCGACACGCTCTGCTTTAAACAGTGTGGCTACTAAATTGTTAGATCATCATATGAAAAGTTGTATTATGAATAAAGTGAATAATGGTGCGCAAGAAGAAGCGATGGAAGAACTATTGGTTACTTTTCAAAAATTAATTAAAGATTAATGAGGTAGAATACAATGGAAAATGGAATTGTTTATGTTGCTAATATTGAGGCTATAGAGGAAGAAAACCAATTAAAGACACGTTTAGAAAATATGATTGGTGTCGAAAAAGTAGATATTGATAGTAAAGTAGGAGAAATAAAGATATTATTTGAAACGCCTGCGAATTTAAATAGTATTGAAAAAGAAGTATATGATTCTGGCTTTCGCGTGCGTTATTAGAGTAATGTTCAATTTACTTACATATAGCATATTTATAGATTTGTAAATAATTTTTTAAAATTTAACAATTGATGTAGTAAAGTAGTATAAATTGGGGTATGATAATTTTGAAGTCAATCCAAACGAGGTGATTATAGTGAAGAATCCAGATAAGATTCAAAACGTAGTCAAATTATTGTCATCATTAGGTGTGAATATTAAAAAAACTAAATCTCGTTTAGATATTATTAATACTTTACCTACATCTAATCAAGTAAGTCATGAGTTAAAATAATTTGCTTAAATGATCAAAAGCACTCACTATGTGTGAGTGCTTTTTTTGTTTGTAAATTATGCAGTTTTAGCAGTATCTAAAGTATCAGGTTCTTGATAACGCTTAGGTTCGTGATAATAAATAGATAGAATGACGCCTATGCCTGTCATTAAACTCCAAAGTGAGCTCCCACCATAACTAATAAATGGTAAAGGTATACCAGTAATTGGTAATAATTGAACCGTCATTCCAACATTTTGAAGTACATGGAAGACGATAAGAGAAACATACCCGATAATAAAGACTTTATTATATTGACTATTGATTTTACTTGCTAATCTAATTAAATGAAACACTAAAAATAAGAATATGAGAATTAGCACAACAGACCCAATGAAGCCCATCTCTTCGCCTACAACTGAGAAGATAAAATCTGTATGATTTTCAGGGATATAAACTTCACCGTGATTGTAACCTTTACCTATTAATTGACCAGATCCAATTGCTTTAAGTGATTCAGTTAAATGATATCCATCGCCACTACTATAAGTATAAGGATCCAACCAAGAATTAATTCGTCCCATTTGATACATCTTAATTCCTAATAGATTTTCAATTAATGTAGGTTTGAAAATGATAGCTAAAATAATACTAGCACCACCTACAATTGCTGCGATAAATATAGGTGCAAGGATTCTCCATGTAATACCACTAACCATCATAACACCGGCGATAACTGCACAAATAACAAGCGTAGTACCGAGGTCATTTTGTAATAAAATTAATAGCATAGGGAATATTGAGACACCTATAATTTTTAAAAATAGCATTAAATCTGAGTGAAACGATTTGTTGAAAGTAAATTGATTATGTCTAGAAACTGTTTTAGCTAGGGCTAAAATTAAAATAATCTTCATAAATTCTGAAGGTTGAATACTAATAGGTCCAAAGCTATACCAACTTTTCGCACCGTTGATCACAGGTGTGATGGCTGTTTCAGGTAAAATAAGCAATCCTATGAGTAAAATACAAAAAATGAAATATAAAATATATGTATTATGTTTAATTTTCTTAGGGGAAACTATCATAATCAGAAATGCCATAATAGCTCCGAGGATGTAATAAATAATTTGTCTGATACTGAAGTTCGCACTATATTGTCCGCCACCCATTGCAGAACTAATTAGTGTTACGCTTATGATTGCTAACACAGTAATTACCAGTACTAATATCCAGTCGACTTTACGAAACCAATGTTTGCTTGGTTGTTGACGAGATGAATAATTCATTTCCTACTCCTTTATAATCATGCGCGTATTAATATGATATATGAATGATTCATTTGTAGCATAAACCATTCATGAATCTATATAAAATCATAATTTAACGGTTAATAAATAGTCTACATTGATTTTACATGACTTTTTTTAAATTTGCTAGAATATCAAAGTGGCAAGTCGACAAATTATATAGAAATAAGCTTTCTTTTCCATTCAAAGGTAGAGGAATTAAAACAGTCACTAAAAATTAGATTTATTGATGGATTATCAAATGCAATTGATTTTAGAAATATGATAATATTAAGTTTCAGAGACCGTTATGTACATTGAGCTATACATAATAAATAAAATATCACAATTATTAAACAGATAAATGGCAAATAAGCCGAGTAATTGTAATGGAGGAAAACGAAATGACAAAAGAGAATATTTGTATCGTTTTTGGAGGAAAAAGTGCTGAACATGATGTTTCAATTTTAACAGCACAAAACGTATTAAACGCAATTAACAAAGATCAATATCAAATAGATATTATTTATATTACAAATGATGGTGAATGGAAGAAGAAAGAAAACATCACTGATGAAATTAAATCTACTGACGAATTAGTTTTAAATAATGTTGAAGCGGGAGAAATATCACAATTATTAAGTAAAGGTAGTACTGGACGTTCTTATGATGCAGTATTCCCACTTTTACATGGACCTAATGGTGAAGACGGTACGATTCAAGGATTATTCGAAGTATTAGATATTCCATATGTAGGTAATGGTGTGTTAGCAGCTTCAAGTTCTATGGACAAATTAGTTATGAAACAATTGTTTGAACATAGAGGATTACCTCAATTACCATACATTAGTTTCTTAAGAAGTGAATATGAAAAGTATGAGAACAACATTATTAAATTAGTTAATGATAAATTAACTTACCCAGTTTTTGTGAAACCTGCTAACTTAGGTTCAAGTGTTGGTATTAGTAAATGTAATAATGAAGAAGAACTTAAATCAGGTATTGAGGAAGCTTTCCAATTTGACCGTAAACTTGTAATTGAACAAGGAATTGAAGCGCGTGAAATTGAAGTGGCTGTATTAGGTAATGATTATCCTGAAACTACATGGCCAGGAGAAGTTGTTAAAGATGTGGCATTTTATGATTACAAATCTAAATATAAAGATGGTAAAGTTCAGCTTCAAATACCAGCCGATTTAGATCAAGACGTTCAAATGACATTACGTAATATGGCGTTAGAGGCTTTTAAAGCCACTGATTGTTCAGGTTTAGTACGTGCAGATTTCTTCGTTACAGAAGACAACCAAATCTATATTAATGAAACAAATGCTATGCCAGGATTTACTTCATTTAGTATGTATCCAAGCTTGTGGGAGAATATGGGATTATCATATCCAGATTTAATTGCAAAATTAATAAATCTCGCTAAAGAACGTCATGAAGATAAAAAGAAAAATAAATATAAAATTGATTAATAGAGGATTTTAAATATGATTAACGTTACATTAGAACAAATCAAACATTGGATACCTTGCGAAATTGATGAACAATATTTAAGCCATTCTATCAATGGTGTAACTATTGATTCTCGTAACATTGAAAAGGATATGCTTTTTATCCCATTCAAAGGTGAGAACGTAGATGGCCATCGATTTGTTGCACAAGCTTTAAAGGATGGTGCTGGTGCTTCATTTTCAGAAAAGGGAACTGAGTTAAACGAGGATATCGAAGGTCCAATCATTTGGGTTGAAGATACACTTAAAGCATTACAAGACTTAGCCAAAGCATATCTTAAATATGTGAACCCTAAAGTGATTGCAGTAACTGGATCAAACGGTAAAACGACTACAAAAGATATGATTGAGAGTGTCTTAACGACAGAATTTAAAGTAAAGAAAACACAAGGTAACTATAATAATGAGATTGGAATGCCTTTAACAATATTAGACTTAGATGAAGATACAGAAATTTCTATTCTTGAAATGGGCATGTCTGGCTTCCATGAGATAGAGTTATTATCTTCAATTGCTGAACCGGATATTGCAGTCATCACAAATATTGGTGAATCACATATGCAAGATTTAGGTTCAAGAGAGGGTATTGCTAAAGCCAAGTCTGAAATTACTATTGGTCTTAAAGAGAATGGGACATTCATATATGACGGTGATGAACCATTACTAAAATCGCATCTCGAACAATTAAATAAAGCAAGATTAATAAGTGTAGGTTTAGGTAATAGTAATACGCTCGTATGTCATGTTGATGATATAGAAACAGAAGGTATCGCTTTTACAATAAATGATAAAGAAAGCTTCACACTACCTATCCTAGGTACGCACAATATGAAAAATGCGACGATAGCCATTGCGATAGGACATGAACTTGGTTTGTCATATGAAACAATAAAAGACAATATTAATCATGTTAAGTTAACAGGTATGCGTATGGAGCGTCACCAAACTACTAATAACGTAACTGTCATTAATGATGCTTATAATGCAAGTCCGACAAGTATGAAAGCTGCCATCGATACGCTAAGTAGTATGGAAGGACGAAAAATCCTTATTCTAGCAGATGTTTTAGAGCTAGGTGAAAATAGTCAATCTATGCACGAAGAAGTCGGGGCTTATCTCAATAATAAAACAATTGAGGTATTATACACTTATGGTGATGAAGCACGATTTATTTTTAACACAGGTCAAAATGAAGTGACTACTGCACAACACTTTGATGATAAAAGTGAACTGATTAAAGAATTGAAGACTATTGTGAAAGAAAACGATAAAATATTGGTTAAAGGTTCACGAGGTATGAAACTTGAAGAAGTAGTCGAAGCATTAATTTAATAGTTTAAAGTAAATGAACATGCATATTTCAATATTCTCGATCTAAACGTTGATGAGTAAGTTGAAATGCATGTTTTTTTGCGTTGAAAATGATTTAAAGATTTTAACCGCTTACATCATGTGATGCGCTATCTTTTTTAAGAGTAATAAATTTAAAATTTAAGAGTAAAACAAAGAAAGTAAGTAACTGCTTTATTGCTATAATATTTTTAAGGTGGTACTATATAGAAGTTGATGAAACAAAAGTGAACATATATGCAAAAACGTATATTAAGAAATAAACACTTAAAAAGGAGAATTATTTTGCAAAATTTTAAAGAATTAGGGATCTCGGATAGAACGGTTCAAACGCTGGAATCTATGGGATTTAAAGAACCTACACCTATCCAAAAAGACAGTATCCCTTATGCGTTAGAAGGAGACGACATCCTTGGTCAAGCCCAAACAGGTACGGGTAAAACAGGGGCTTTTGGTATTCCTTTAATTGAAAAAGTTGTAGGCCAACAAGGCGTACAATCACTCATTTTAGCGCCAACAAGAGAACTTGCTATGCAAGTTGCGGAACAATTAAGAGAGTTCAGTAAAGGCCAAAATGTTCAAGTCGTTACGGTTTTCGGTGGAATGCCGATTGAACGACAAATAAAAGCACTTAAAAGAGGACCACAAATTGTAGTAGGAACTCCAGGACGTGTAATTGATCACCTAAATCGTCGTACTTTAAAAACTAATGGTATTCATACATTAATTTTAGATGAAGCTGACGAAATGATGAATATGGGATTTATCGACGATATGAGATTTATTATGGACAAAATTCCATCTGACCAGCGTCAAACAATGTTATTCTCAGCGACTATGCCTAAAGCAATTCAAGACTTAGTTCAACAATTTATGAAGACGCCTAAAATCATTAAAACAATGAATAATGAAATGTCAGATCCACAAATAGATGAATACTATACTATTGTTAAAGAATTAGAGAAATTTGATACATTTACAAATTTTCTTGATGTTCATCAACCAGATTTAGCGATTGTATTTGGACGTACGAAACGTCGTGTTGATGAATTAACTAGTGCGCTATTATCTAAAGGCTATAAAGCAGAAGGCTTGCATGGTGATATTACTCAAGCTAAACGTTTAGAAGTCTTGAAGAAATTCAAAAATGACCAAATTGACATTTTAGTTGCCACTGACGTAGCAGCTAGAGGTTTGGATATTTCAGGTGTAAGTCACGTTTATAACTTTGATATCCCTCAAGATACAGAAAGCTATACTCATCGTATAGGTCGAACAGGACGTGCAGGTAAAGAAGGTATCGCGGTAACATTTGTAAATCCAATTGAAATGGATTATATACGTCAAATTGAAGATGTCAATGGACGTCGAATGAACGCTTTAAGACCACCACATCGTAAAGAAGTACTTAAAGCTCGTGAAGACGATATTAAAGAAAAAGTTCAAAACTGGATGTCTAAAGACAGTGAACCTCGTTTACAACGCATTTCAAGTGAATTACTTGAAGAATATGACAGCACTGAGTTAGTTGCATCATTGCTACAAGAATTAGTAGAAGCAAACGATGAAGTTGAAGTACAGTTAACGTTCGAGAAACCATTAGCACGTAAGAATCGCAATAGTAGAGGTGGCGGTTCAAGAAGAGGTAACAATAACAAACGTGGCAATGGCAAATTTGATAATAAAAATAGACGTTCAAAAGGGTCTAAAGGTCATTCAAATAAAAAGAAAAATAATAAAAAATTCGAACGTCGTGATAAACAAAATAAAGGTTCAAACCAATCAATGAGAGGCCGTACATTTGCCGATCATCAAAAATAATCGATGATGTTATTAACCAGTTAAGTCTATTGACTTAGCTGGTTTTTTAGATTTAAAGCTTTATTTAGACCTATCACACTCTATGCTATAATGTGAGTAAATTAATTAAAGGAGCTTTAATATGAATCTTGATAGTACGTTTCATCGCAGTCCTAAAAATGCATTAAAGTACTATTACATCACTAGTTTTATTGGTTTAATTGTAGTACTAGTGATTTTGAGCATATTATATTATTGTTGGTCTACTTATAATTGGTGGAACTTTATTCTATACATACTTATTACAGTTGCGGTGATTTCAGTTATAAACTTTATTGTTGGGCCAGTTCTGAGATATAAATACCATTTTTATAAATTTGAAGGCGATTCAATTATTTTGAAGCAAGCTTTTTTCTTTAAAAAGGAAGAACTAAGTAAGATAGAGAGGTTGCAATATATTACAGTCAGTACAAATCCGCTAGCAAAAATATTTAAAATAAATACAATTGAATTGGTTACAGCAGGTCATGAAATTTCACTGCCGATGGTTTCAGAAAAAGAGGCAGACGTAATAGAGCATCAAGCATTAAATAGATTGAGAGGTGTAGATGACGATGTATAATCCACAAAAGCTACATCCGGTCTCATATGTAACGAGTCTAATTAATGTTATTAAAAATAATTTTATTGTAATTATTATTTTCCTGTTTAATATTAAAGATTTTAAATATGATGATTTCTATTCATACTTATGGCCAGGTATCATGACATTAATATTTTTAATAACTTTCTTTTATAATATTTTCAAAGTTTATAATACTAGATATTGGATTGAAAACAATCATTTCATTCTTACAACAGGTGTATTAAATAAAGAGCGAAA
Proteins encoded in this region:
- a CDS encoding D-alanine--D-alanine ligase, yielding MTKENICIVFGGKSAEHDVSILTAQNVLNAINKDQYQIDIIYITNDGEWKKKENITDEIKSTDELVLNNVEAGEISQLLSKGSTGRSYDAVFPLLHGPNGEDGTIQGLFEVLDIPYVGNGVLAASSSMDKLVMKQLFEHRGLPQLPYISFLRSEYEKYENNIIKLVNDKLTYPVFVKPANLGSSVGISKCNNEEELKSGIEEAFQFDRKLVIEQGIEAREIEVAVLGNDYPETTWPGEVVKDVAFYDYKSKYKDGKVQLQIPADLDQDVQMTLRNMALEAFKATDCSGLVRADFFVTEDNQIYINETNAMPGFTSFSMYPSLWENMGLSYPDLIAKLINLAKERHEDKKKNKYKID
- a CDS encoding Lmo0850 family protein, with the translated sequence MKNPDKIQNVVKLLSSLGVNIKKTKSRLDIINTLPTSNQVSHELK
- the cls gene encoding cardiolipin synthase — encoded protein: MLEVFTMALHHSNIIINVILIGAFILNLIFAFTIIFMERRTANSIWAWLLVLVFLPLIGFILYLLLGRQIQRDQIFKLNKEDKVGLEMIVDEQLEALKKQDFSKGNHQIVKFKEMVQMLLYNNAAFLTTDNDLTIYTDGQQKFDDLINDIRNAQDYIHIQYYIFHSDGLGKQILSELEKKAEEGIEVKMLYDDMGSRDLRKKDLKHFRNKGGHAESFFPSKLPLINLRMNNRNHRKIVIIDGKIGYVGGFNVGDEYLGKSKKFGYWRDTHLRIVGDAVNALQLRFILDWNSQSTRDNLTYQERYFPDVNSGGTIGIQIASSGPDEDWEQIKYGYLKMISSAKESIYIQSPYFIPDQAFLDSIKIAALGGVAVNIMIPSMPDHPFVYWATLKNVASLLEAGVKVYHYENGFLHSKVLVIDDELASVGTANMDNRSFTLNFEVNAFIYDESVARSLKQAFINDMKVSSRLTEERYEQRSTWIKFKEGISQLLSPIL
- a CDS encoding PH domain-containing protein, with translation MNLDSTFHRSPKNALKYYYITSFIGLIVVLVILSILYYCWSTYNWWNFILYILITVAVISVINFIVGPVLRYKYHFYKFEGDSIILKQAFFFKKEELSKIERLQYITVSTNPLAKIFKINTIELVTAGHEISLPMVSEKEADVIEHQALNRLRGVDDDV
- the murF gene encoding UDP-N-acetylmuramoyl-tripeptide--D-alanyl-D-alanine ligase yields the protein MINVTLEQIKHWIPCEIDEQYLSHSINGVTIDSRNIEKDMLFIPFKGENVDGHRFVAQALKDGAGASFSEKGTELNEDIEGPIIWVEDTLKALQDLAKAYLKYVNPKVIAVTGSNGKTTTKDMIESVLTTEFKVKKTQGNYNNEIGMPLTILDLDEDTEISILEMGMSGFHEIELLSSIAEPDIAVITNIGESHMQDLGSREGIAKAKSEITIGLKENGTFIYDGDEPLLKSHLEQLNKARLISVGLGNSNTLVCHVDDIETEGIAFTINDKESFTLPILGTHNMKNATIAIAIGHELGLSYETIKDNINHVKLTGMRMERHQTTNNVTVINDAYNASPTSMKAAIDTLSSMEGRKILILADVLELGENSQSMHEEVGAYLNNKTIEVLYTYGDEARFIFNTGQNEVTTAQHFDDKSELIKELKTIVKENDKILVKGSRGMKLEEVVEALI
- a CDS encoding DEAD/DEAH box helicase, with translation MQNFKELGISDRTVQTLESMGFKEPTPIQKDSIPYALEGDDILGQAQTGTGKTGAFGIPLIEKVVGQQGVQSLILAPTRELAMQVAEQLREFSKGQNVQVVTVFGGMPIERQIKALKRGPQIVVGTPGRVIDHLNRRTLKTNGIHTLILDEADEMMNMGFIDDMRFIMDKIPSDQRQTMLFSATMPKAIQDLVQQFMKTPKIIKTMNNEMSDPQIDEYYTIVKELEKFDTFTNFLDVHQPDLAIVFGRTKRRVDELTSALLSKGYKAEGLHGDITQAKRLEVLKKFKNDQIDILVATDVAARGLDISGVSHVYNFDIPQDTESYTHRIGRTGRAGKEGIAVTFVNPIEMDYIRQIEDVNGRRMNALRPPHRKEVLKAREDDIKEKVQNWMSKDSEPRLQRISSELLEEYDSTELVASLLQELVEANDEVEVQLTFEKPLARKNRNSRGGGSRRGNNNKRGNGKFDNKNRRSKGSKGHSNKKKNNKKFERRDKQNKGSNQSMRGRTFADHQK
- a CDS encoding FtsW/RodA/SpoVE family cell cycle protein, encoding MNYSSRQQPSKHWFRKVDWILVLVITVLAIISVTLISSAMGGGQYSANFSIRQIIYYILGAIMAFLIMIVSPKKIKHNTYILYFIFCILLIGLLILPETAITPVINGAKSWYSFGPISIQPSEFMKIILILALAKTVSRHNQFTFNKSFHSDLMLFLKIIGVSIFPMLLILLQNDLGTTLVICAVIAGVMMVSGITWRILAPIFIAAIVGGASIILAIIFKPTLIENLLGIKMYQMGRINSWLDPYTYSSGDGYHLTESLKAIGSGQLIGKGYNHGEVYIPENHTDFIFSVVGEEMGFIGSVVLILIFLFLVFHLIRLASKINSQYNKVFIIGYVSLIVFHVLQNVGMTVQLLPITGIPLPFISYGGSSLWSLMTGIGVILSIYYHEPKRYQEPDTLDTAKTA
- the csoR gene encoding copper-sensing transcriptional repressor CsoR, which gives rise to MTENETAHHSEQTKANLKSRLNRIEGQVRAINRMIEDDVYCDDVLTQIRATRSALNSVATKLLDHHMKSCIMNKVNNGAQEEAMEELLVTFQKLIKD